A window of Pangasianodon hypophthalmus isolate fPanHyp1 chromosome 29, fPanHyp1.pri, whole genome shotgun sequence genomic DNA:
GCAAATGGTGTCTAAATATGATGTATACATAGATGACAATTTCATAAGAACATTTCTCAATCTGCTTACAAACTGTCACattaaatcatgttttctttaataataattgacACTTAATAATAAGAGACCTGTCATCTtactgataaaaataaaacactccactTCACTAAACCTCTGTATGTAAATTCCATGAATCCGCTGTATGTGTTCACACTGTCTATAttacactggattttttttttgtacctcgATATCAGAGATGGCCGATTCTAGTGCACAGCTCCAGTTGACCAGGCTTTCAGAGCGATAGATCAGCCCTGAATCACACATCCTTACGAAAGCCTCTGTCACGGCATTACTGAAACTCTGCGGGAAAGATGAAGGGAtcaaaaatgactgaaaagcaTCACAGTGCAAAGATCATAGTTAAATGGTAAGATCAAAGTGAAATGGTAAAGCGAGcattacactctctctctacattAAGATGATCCTAACATTAAGATGATCCTAATTTTACAGTGTTCTACAGAATAGTTTTTGGCCTTGGGTTTTTGTCCTTGtgctccatttaaaaaaaataaaaaatcaatcaatcaaaatcAGGTATCATTATCAATAGAGAGAAAACTGGCTTTTGTTTGGATACTGATGGAGAAAACTAAcatgtttacagtttttaaacGTTTATAATTGCTTATTAATTATACAAACTAGTAGAAGTCTATactgaaagaataaaacacaatagggTCCTCcagacaagtccctgtgaatgctttgttactatagaaacgataatgttttagaacgagcgcattaatgtaaacctgtgatttcacTTGCAGTCAGAACTCCTGTCAGTGGTGCtgtaacagaaaattaatcaacaccttctgaccaatcaggttcaaGCAAATTTACGTACCAGGTATCACTGAGATACGAGATGCTTATATGAAAGGAATAAGTGTTGTGTGTTACCGTGTCCATGGTGAAACAGGCCCTGCTCCAATCCAGTGAAGCTCCAAGTCTCTTTAACTGTCGATAAATCTCATCTCCTTTcctgaaacacaaaaacatgtgtCTTTGTATTCAGGTACTGACATGTAAAAAACAAATCTATGTAGAAATATAACCTAAAATCTAATCTAAGGAACAAACTGTGAGACTCACTCGTTTTTCCACCTCCACACCTCCTGCAGGAATTCCTCTCTACTGTAGTCCTGTCGGCGCTTTCCGTGCTCCTGTAACAGCCTCCTCTCAACCACAGACTAACAGAAACAGCAAAAATCATTCTTTAACACTCGGTTAATCAATCGCAATATTGCAACACAATATATACGAGACAGGGTGGAAGGAGGATACCTGTGTTGCGATCCCAGCGTGGTCACAGCCTGGCACCCACAGCACTCTGTAGCCTCGCATTCGCCGCCTCAACAAGCAGGAGGTGATTACGTCAAAGTGCATTAATGATGAAATACTGCCCATAATTTACcaacattttataccacagcactatttcattttcatatacGATTAGTCacaaaggtgttgattaatcttgtACAAGAACACGGCTGTGACAGTAGTGGCcaatgtaataaaaattttatattagtttttaTATTAGTTTTTATATAAGTTTTTATATaagttttatattcatttataaattattgtGCTCGTTCTAGTACCTTATTATACGTTTCTATGGCAACAAGAGATTCACAGGtgcttgtatggtggatgctttCTATCATCAAAGGCTAATAAAAATCAGATTATAAAAAaacgtgctgttatttaacaaagaaaaatgtataatcattgatatggtgaaaatGGTgcaaattatttaacatttatggtcAGTAGGTTTCCtgtcatgggaaagtcttcaggatgaagGACTTtgagctttctggtttcttggtaacatgacaagttagtttttttttcttattaatttcaagagagagaaaagagaggccgATGAGGGTATGACTGTTTGTAATTGTCATAACCTAatttataacaggaactaccttgtctcgtccaacatcattaaatgtaactgtaaacagttcatcatctgtcattttcattaataaattaaaatggtaAGAAAAATTGGATAGATATAACCCAGTATTCACCAGCGAGCCAAAGCGTCCTCGATTGCCACCGTCAGAGCGTGACCGAGGTGCAGCGTGCCCGTCACATTCGGTGGTGGTATACAGAGGGAGAAATATTTATCCGCAGCTTGTGGCATCTCACTCtattaaaagtaaagaaaagtataaatatttaaaagaaaaatctaaaaatatctgTTCATACTTGTTTTCTGAACACAGACAAAGACCAAACCTAAGAAGAAACCTGATTCTCATTTCCAGATATTCACCAAAGGCTTGGATTTATGACTGATGAACCTGATATTAGTAAGTGTGAGTGTTTACATGCTTCTCAGGGCTGAAGAAGCCCTGCTGCTCCCACCACTGATACCAGCACGACTCCACATATTCCGGGCTGTAGGACTGCGGGAGGGGCAGAGTGGTATCTGAGGGAGAATGAGAAAGACAAGAGGAACGGTTCATTATAAGTTTGATAATTGTCTATATACAGATATTCAGTTGAAGGCCAACAAATGTCTATGTCAGCAGTACTATATTACAACAACAGCCTGTACCTTTCTTCTCTCCAGGCaagaatgcagcagtgtatgttatcttttctttttctgaccATTTCATCCCAACACTGTCAGCATCCTACAAAGGTCAGacaactatatataaatatattcttgTTCAAACAGCCACAAATGAAATGTCCTGAATTCAATAGCTAACATGCTAAGTAACCCACGCTGCTGAGTATggccatctctctctttcttttccgcTTGGCCTTTTCTGACTGAGACCTAAGAGACTGTAAGGGctgtgatgaagaggaggaggaaggtggAGAACACAGTCTGCGTCTCCATGTATGCCACACTCCAGACCCTGGTCTGTAACATCTGCCCCAGGTGGGCCTCCACATGACCTAAAGGtacagagagggggagaaatGCACATCAGGATTTCAGCAGGATTGTTggaggtttttatttaaataaatatataatacataaaactTGTATGTTAGCACCATACAATGCACGACAATACAGATCTAAGAACATAGTAACAGTATTGACAATAGGGTAacatcacagaaacacacatctGTGTTGTGAAAGCCAGTCAAGGAGACAGTTATAACAGTTCAAAAACCTATTATATTTATCCTTTTTATAAGATCAGCAACACAGCCGAGGTTCGAATCATGGTCAGGGAAATGTTTCTCTAGGGGTGACATTGCCATCTCACATCTCCAGGGTTCCCGGTTCGATCCTGGGCTcaggttaatgtctgtgtggagtttctgtgtgtgttctctccatgtccacGTGTGTTTCCTCGGGTTCTCCGGTCTccacccacctcccaaaaacatgccagtaggctTGGCTAAGATAAAACGCTCCtagtgtatgattgtgtgtgcgCATGATGCCCTGTGAAGGACAGACGTCCCATTTAGAGTGTATTCCCGATttattcccagtgttcccggggCACACTCAGGAATCTCAGACTCACAGCTACTCTGggcaggataaagcacttactaaaagtgagtgatttttatttttatacgaTTTAAGAATTGAGTTGAATTCAATCGATAATAAGAATAAAGATAgtttgctattttttaaaaacttttgttatgtataaaaacattttatcataTGAAATGACATATTTAACAACATTTCTAGGTGCTTACTGACATCATTCTAATAGAAGATTATATTTTTGAGATTCAAAGAGTTATTAATTTTCACAGAGCAAGTAATAGTACTTACATCAAACCAAAATTTATTAGtgatctcacactgaaaatgaagaTATGAATGAATACTTTTCTTTGACACATAAACAAAAGGCGCAATGATGCTGAGGTgaagtagtacagtagtaagggCAGGCACTCATGTCACTTGCATAGGTTTAGCCAAAAACTCGTGCGATTTAAGCTTAATTTGCTTTGGAAACTTTATGATTTTAAGAcaggtgtcattttttttaactgtaaaactTGCATTTTCAGAAAAGGCAGGTGAAAACAGGATTATAAGATACCTTTAGTCGCTGAGAGGTGATGTTACTCTAAGGGCGCAGACATGTTGGAATCTGTCACCGCTTCCTCACTTCATCACCTGGctgataaaaattaaatgatacatttacatttcagagAAAACTAAACACTAACCTTGTATTAAAgcatataacatataacatttatgtgcaattagatttttttctgttaattaaGTGTTAGTTATGTGTTAGTTATGTATTTCGTTCCCCGTCGAGCAAAATAAAAGtgaacacacgcacacttaaaaaaaaccaaaaaaaaaaaccccagaagtCAGGAAGTGGTCCGTCGGTTAATTGTTTCCCCCGAAGCTGCGTTTAGAGTGCAGATTCATCTCCAGCACTCTGATTAGCTGCTATGACGCATTGAAAAACCTTTTGCAGgatctgttattttattttatttttgttaattatttcttttgctACAGAATTAGTACCGTGTTGTGGCTGACTTCGCTGAACTGTGAGAAAACAAGGCGCTTTAGATTAGCAGGAAATAGGACGTGAAGTGAGCTAGCTTAGCTGTGTGTGCTAACGTTGCTATGGCGGAGGTAGCGGGGCCGTCCAGTGAGACGATCACGGAGACGGTGCAGACGGGAACACCGCCGCCGCCCCAGCAGGTGAGcgagcatcatccacatcatcatcatcatcatcatcatcatctacatCCACGTCATCATCTACATCAAGATCCACATCATCATCCACATCAACATCCACATCTACATCAACATCAAGATCAACATCCACATCAAGATCATCATCTACATCCACATCAAGATCATCATCTACATCCACATCATCATCTACATCAAGATCATAATCCACATCAAGCTCATTATCTACATCCATATCCACATCATCATCTACATCCACATCAAGATCCACATCATCATCTACATCATCATCTACATCCACATCAAGATCCACATCAAGATctacatccacatccacatcaaGATCAACATCATTATCTACATCCCCATCAAGATCCACATCAtcatccacatccacatcaaGATCAACATTATCTACATCCCCATCAAGATCCACATCATCATCCACATCAAGATCTACATCCACATCTACATCCACATcaacatccacatccacatccacatcaaGATCATCATCTACATCCATATCCACATCAACATCTACATCAAGATCATAATCCATATCCACATCCATATCCACATCAAGCTCATCATCTACATCCATATCCACATCATCATCTACATCCACCACTTTCTCATTTAGTGTTAAGGGAATGTTTGTTACAGATGGAGGTATAAATGTTCCTCGAATTCGATTAGCCTGGCTAATGAACATACCTAGCAGCGAATTTTACTACTGACTACTAACATAAACAATATTTtcttaaacactgaataatatgGGATTTATCTTTTAATCTTTGTTCATACTAGTGCTACAAATAAATGGGTTGCAGAGATACTCGTGattttatgaaaattgtgtcccCTTTATGGACCCCATATCCTCTACCCATGGTCCATCAGagagtggttttattttttatatttcatttagtaTTCTGAACATGACGGAAGATCAGATAATTCAGGGttactatcacacacacacacacacacacacacacacacacatacacacacagagtaaagaataaaacgcttcaggatgtgctgttataggaaaacaatcaacgatggtggggtgtgatgaagcaaagttactgttagcaAGTCCCACTTGCCTAAGACTgctatttttgatttattaaagaataaaacagcttttgttttttatccgtttatagtttcatttaatattgtgcAAGGCAAAGTAGTTCCTgctgtcacttacgttataacagttTTAAACAGCCATTCTGTTACCAGCTTCTCTGTAttttcagctttacctctaactgttacaaagctctgacactggagactccttccataaatgttaaataaacatctccttacagaaaaatcaccaTATGGACAATTAtacatgtttctttgtttattatGAAGTGCAGATTATATGCGCTGTCTGctatacacgtccctgtgaatgagttgttactatagaaatgataacttattagaaGAAATGATAtaagaaatgaatcaacaccttctgaccaatcagaatcgagtatttAACAGCGCTGCGGTGTAAATGGTTGCATGTAGAAATCCTTAATAATGCATTTTCTCTGTTCCACAGGACGGAAGAAGCCTGACCATCAAGCTTCGAAAGAGGAAGACTGACAAAAAGGTCGAGTGGTCCAGTGACACGGTGGATAACGAACACATGGGTCGCAGGTCCTCGAAGTGTGAGTACACGCATGAGTAGAGCTCTGTAAATGTCGCTAAAGCGTTATATGactctgtttttcttcctcacCTCGACAGGTTGTTGCATTTACGAGAAGCCCCGACAGTTTGGCGAGTCCTCCACAGAGAGCGAAGGAGAGGACGAGGAAGGATGCGGTAGTGCGCACTGCATTCTCGGCCACGGGAGAGGACACGGACAGAGAGGGGGAGGCGGCACCACTACGCCCCCCAGCTCCGGTGGAACAAACCCTCACTAATCAGGAGTGAAAGAGCACTGAGCGGGAGGCAGAAAGGAAAATGCAGGCCGGACATGTTCATAATTTTACTCACATTGAAATAAAGTCACTGCGTTGCTGTGTTTCAGATTGCCATTCGATGCAGAGTGGGAGCTTTTAGTTAATGCAGgttgattattttggattttctttttttttttttctgctgtcatTGTGATTAGTGAGAAAACCTCTGAATGCTGTGGAGATTTTTCTGGATTTGATGTACATAGGACATGggttttaatttctttcttttttttttgtaaaatgtttctatttatttgtctGCAACGTTAAGACCAGTTCTGTCTTGTTATACTTTCTCATTTTAATGCAAGAAAAAGAATCAAGATGCCTTGAATCAGTGAAGCTCGAGCCAGGGATTATAgtaaagctaaaaataaaaaaaaacctcagattGTTTAGCTGGTGATTTAGAAAGCAGGGTCCATTTCAAAGACTTGAGGTTGAAAAAGGCCAAGGTGCTCTGCTAACCGAGCAACAGACGGTAATATTACAGCTGGAGAAGACACAAGTGAACGCGTTATTCGAGCTTATAAAGACGTAATGCGCTGCTTTTCttgcaaaatgttttttcctcAGTGAGTAAGTGATGCACTTCACACAGTCCAATGTTAATGTTTTCACTGATTTACATGAACACGGTGAATTATTTTCTTCATGTCATCACGTTTCCTAGTGACACTACTGATTCTTTTCTGACAATCAGATGAGTAAAGCTAATAAAGGCATTGTGCATGTACATACTAATGGCAGAAAGCTTCCCAGTGGCGCTGAAATTACATTTAGTATTGCCTAAACTGGCTTAAGTGTCAGCTGCGTCTGTATTTGAAAGATTAAAAGGAGCAAAGGTTATAATGTTCAAAACAGTACCACATGAGAAATATTGTAAAATCCCAGTGATGTCAGCATGTTCAATAATAAACTGATGAAAAAGTGTTTGGTACATATGAGACTTCTGAATTCTCAGTTTCTGTGTGTGGGCTGAAAGAGATCCAACCAAGGTGCAGATCAGCAGTGCCGAAAAAGACGACTCGGCCACCTGAAGTGgttataatacatataataatacattaataatacatGTAGAATCAATTATTTACTCTACACAGATTGAAGTGTTTTCAACATGCCATCTTCCTTAAtgaagtaaatattaaaaaaaaaaaaaaaaagattaattacattttatcctACATGAAATTCTCTCCTATTTGCAGTAAACACACCCTTTGAGATAGATGGCATGTTTTTCTACagtaattactaaaaaaaataaaaaaaaaaaaaaaacagtttaagcaAGCTACACATGAAACTAGATATGCCAAAAGCTGTTAACGTGATCTCCATGTAAATGCAGTGTAATAACCGTAGTAACAGCGGTGGCCAATTACAGAGGAGAGGACACAATTTACATCAAGATTACATCATCTTCAGTTTGAAGGTTGAAGGTTGTAACTCATAACTTCTgacctctgactaggaaaaactaaataaaactctgaattcctactcaggaactcAGGAAGGTCTCACCAACCTCGAGCTCAGCAAGTGACgtaaaaacaaaatggccgctcaTAGTGTGAACAggaaacaaagtagcacttcatttttaaatgagttcTACTCGTATATACTCGTATTTACTTTAgagtattttgcttttttttttggtaaatctgtaacactgactataaAGTTTGCTgtgttgaggaggtaaatattaTATCACTTGTCACAGTTAActggctagattgttgctaacaaaagacgaacatggaggGGTCCATGTTTtctccccactttgtagcttgaatgcatGGAGGTCAAAAACGAAGTAATTCTGAGCTCctacttcccacttctgaggtaagtcgAATGTAGCGTTACAGATAATACAGCCGAATGTTTGTAGTTCTGCCTCTGTAGCTCTCCTCTGCTTCAGCTCTTgctgtaggtgtgaatgatgTGTCATGGTCCTGAAGTACTGAGAAATTTCATATTATGCAAATATCAAGCAGTACATGGctgttttaaacatcattttcaGCAAGACTTTCatgatttattctttaaaaaaattttgggTGTAATTACTCTGTAATGATATAAGATTCTGGGTTAAATTTGCTGAAGCTGTAAAGCCACACCCCTAAAAGATGTACAGGCGGGGCCTAGGCGAAGCTGTCTGATTGGTTGGATATTTCTCCACTCTATAAACCATGCCCAGATTAATAACATGTAATAACAtttgaaataattatttattaacaattattactaatattaattaatatagatatattaaagttaaaggtgcaatcgtcaatattttccatttcttaCTAGatcaaaaaatgtgaaaaattaagtagaaattaaaaaataaataaacaaataagccATTGTCTTAGAATAAGTGTATTACATAGCTGAAAAAACCCCAGTCTGGAAACCTGACTTGCGGTCCAGATTGGCCtcgtcagtcattttatagacacgccccccaAACCCCCttcacatcctcataaatcatta
This region includes:
- the ppp1r11 gene encoding E3 ubiquitin-protein ligase PPP1R11 encodes the protein MAEVAGPSSETITETVQTGTPPPPQQDGRSLTIKLRKRKTDKKVEWSSDTVDNEHMGRRSSKCCCIYEKPRQFGESSTESEGEDEEGCGSAHCILGHGRGHGQRGGGGTTTPPSSGGTNPH